A stretch of the Desulfobacter sp. genome encodes the following:
- a CDS encoding IS256 family transposase, giving the protein MTEENTEFDFQKALKGIQEGKPFTGKGGVLTSLIKNLAEAALEGELESHLGQEVSANRRNGKSKKTIKSLDGKFELKPPRDRAGTFSPQIVKKHQTTLSDEIERKIIALYGLGMSYNDMASHLQEIYGLEISNATLSTITDKIIHTVKEWQARPLENVYPIVWLDAIHYKVRENGKVGSKAVYTILGVNIEGRKEVLGLYISENEGANFWLQVLTDLSNRGVKDILIACVDGLKGFPEAIETIFPDTEVQLCVVHQIRNSLKYVGSKNKKEFMTDLKRVYKAVNKDLAEEELDILENKWNDKYPIVIKSWRNNWERLSHFFKYPEEIRRIIYTTNTIEAVHRQFRKLTKTKGSFPNQDSLLKLLYMGIQNASKKWTMPIQNWSLTISQLAIFFEGRLDKELGI; this is encoded by the coding sequence ATGACCGAAGAAAACACCGAATTTGATTTTCAAAAAGCCCTTAAAGGCATCCAGGAAGGTAAACCCTTCACAGGTAAGGGCGGCGTCCTTACATCATTAATCAAAAATCTTGCTGAAGCTGCTCTTGAAGGAGAGTTGGAGTCCCATCTCGGGCAGGAAGTTTCTGCCAACCGCCGTAATGGAAAAAGCAAAAAGACCATTAAATCCCTGGATGGTAAATTTGAGCTAAAACCCCCGCGTGACAGGGCCGGAACCTTCTCTCCACAGATCGTCAAAAAACATCAGACAACGCTCAGCGATGAAATTGAAAGAAAGATAATAGCCCTTTACGGCCTGGGCATGAGTTATAATGATATGGCTTCCCATTTACAGGAAATCTATGGACTTGAGATTTCAAATGCCACTCTGAGCACCATTACCGATAAAATCATCCATACCGTCAAAGAATGGCAGGCCAGGCCGTTGGAAAATGTGTACCCAATCGTATGGCTTGATGCCATACATTATAAAGTACGAGAAAACGGAAAGGTCGGCAGCAAAGCCGTTTACACAATTCTTGGGGTGAATATCGAGGGCCGCAAAGAGGTTCTTGGGCTGTACATATCCGAGAATGAGGGTGCGAACTTCTGGCTGCAGGTGTTAACAGACCTTTCAAACCGAGGGGTAAAAGATATCCTGATTGCCTGTGTTGATGGTCTAAAAGGTTTTCCCGAGGCCATTGAGACCATATTCCCGGACACAGAAGTTCAACTCTGCGTAGTCCACCAGATCCGAAATTCATTGAAATACGTTGGTTCCAAAAATAAAAAGGAATTTATGACAGATCTAAAACGTGTTTATAAAGCGGTCAATAAGGATCTGGCCGAAGAAGAACTGGATATCTTGGAAAATAAATGGAATGACAAATACCCGATTGTGATAAAATCCTGGCGGAACAACTGGGAACGCCTCAGTCATTTCTTTAAATATCCAGAAGAGATTCGACGGATAATATACACCACAAATACCATTGAGGCTGTGCATCGACAGTTTCGAAAACTGACCAAAACAAAGGGATCATTCCCGAACCAGGACAGCCTGTTAAAGCTGCTTTACATGGGGATCCAGAACGCCAGTAAAAAATGGACAATGCCGATTCAAAATTGGTCACTGACAATTTCCCAGTTGGCAATTTTCTTTGAAGGCCGGCTGGATAAAGAGCTGGGAATTTGA
- a CDS encoding IS6 family transposase, producing MKNENPFKWRHYEKEIILLNVRWYLRYQLSYRNLEEMMQERGLSVDHSTIYRWVQRYAPEMEKRSRKYLRQSNDSYRIDETYIKVRGKMKYLYRAVDSRGNTIDFLLRSRRNMESAKRFFKKMLRASNSSRPRVLSVDGNPAYPPAVKALKEKKLLNKDCILRQNKYLNNIIEQDHRFIKKLVRAGMGFKTFHSAWRTLKGYEIMNMIRKGQVKNIRKGEILKQKEFVENLFSYAA from the coding sequence ATGAAAAATGAAAACCCTTTCAAGTGGCGTCATTATGAAAAAGAAATCATCCTGTTGAATGTTCGCTGGTATCTGAGATATCAACTGAGTTACAGGAATCTGGAAGAGATGATGCAAGAACGGGGCTTGTCTGTGGATCACAGTACCATTTACCGATGGGTTCAGCGCTATGCTCCTGAAATGGAAAAGCGAAGCAGGAAGTATCTGCGGCAATCAAATGATTCTTACCGTATTGATGAAACATATATCAAGGTGCGGGGGAAAATGAAGTATCTTTACCGAGCGGTCGATTCCCGTGGAAATACCATCGATTTTCTTCTTCGCAGCAGACGTAATATGGAATCTGCCAAACGATTTTTTAAAAAGATGCTGCGAGCTTCCAATAGCTCCAGACCTCGGGTTCTGAGTGTTGACGGAAATCCTGCATATCCTCCGGCAGTAAAGGCTTTGAAAGAAAAAAAGCTTCTGAATAAGGACTGTATCCTAAGACAGAATAAATATCTGAACAATATTATTGAGCAAGACCACCGGTTTATCAAAAAGCTTGTCAGAGCTGGTATGGGGTTCAAGACATTTCATTCTGCCTGGCGGACGCTAAAAGGTTATGAAATTATGAACATGATCAGAAAAGGACAAGTTAAAAATATCAGGAAGGGAGAAATTTTAAAGCAGAAAGAATTCGTCGAAAATCTGTTTTCTTATGCTGCGTAA